In Anomaloglossus baeobatrachus isolate aAnoBae1 chromosome 2, aAnoBae1.hap1, whole genome shotgun sequence, the DNA window cagatgaatatagtcatgtcgggaccatttgtttgaccgatgtagtgtcagcagatcatttgtggcctgaaactgggggtgatgaagtattgactgagttagtacagcggtttccttctttatgggctcagtacaggaatgaggttggaacaatgaaggatgtaattgtcaaaattgaaggccgagacccacctcctcagcgtcagtataagttgcctccggagtcagttgctccgatgtcgaagattatacaggaattgttggctcaaggtgtaatACGAAAGGCAAATTcggtttgtaacaatccattgtggtgtgttctgaaaagcgatggtagctataggatgttgttggacttgaggatgttcaataagtgtactcctaatgtagcaccgattgtagctgatacacatgacatgatgtcgagattggatgctaaggcaaggtatttctcagtattggatatcagtaatggttttttcagtataccgattgagcaaagttgccaatatcgatttgcattcaaccacctcgatcagcaatatgtatgctgtaggcttcctcagggggctagtatgtcgccaagcatttttcatcaggcgctggcgaacgttttgtcgaaattttctcgtccggaatgtttattgcaatatgtgtacgatatcttgttgagtacggaggatgagaatttgcatatttctctacttgcagaattgtttgagctgctgcatgatgcaggtttaaaactgaataccaaaaaggtcaagctgatgcagactgaggtcaggtttttaggagttctgctaagtccaggtacacggcgacccctacaggacagaatagaggcaattgcatctcttccaattccaacatcacacaaggcactaagacattttttagggcttgtaaattactcaagggatttcattgaaaattttgctgacaaagccagacctttgtatgatcttttaaaaggtgacaatgatgattattttggtccctggagtgttgaacaggaaaaagccttcacacaattgaaacatgatctacaacacgcacctgcgttaagtatggtggaaaagaacgcaccttttgcgcttcaagcacacacttcagagacaagtatctctgtggttttgctgcagctgcaagggggggaatggagaatcttggggtacttctctaagcttctctcacctgttgagagggggtttgaggtgtgcgcaagacacctggtgggagtgtattttgcgataaaaatcactcaacacatcatcgggttccaaaaggttattctccaaacgccacattccacactgaaacttctctttgagaaaaacatcccaggtgtgtcaaatcagagatttgcccattggttgctctcattgtctccaaatcaaattgaggtagattataaggccaagtatgttcttcctcaattgatgcagtatgaaggacaaacccatgattgcatagaaacgttccatgaaccaagtccatctctcttcagacgacagtcggaagacgcagatgaacctgtgtttgtagacggttctagattttttctggaaggacactatcacacaggatatggaattttctattccaagcgaggacaagtggtaaaacacaagttaccgagtcatttctcagctcaaagggcagagatagaagcggtaagaatggtcctacagctgaatgaagctgatgatcaaactccaatggtaatctacagtgatagctcctatgttgtcagatccctaaccgattacctgcctgtttgggaaaggagaggctacgtggactcgtccaacaaagccttgctgcaccgcgaaactctagaatcaatttttgagatggcatctagggccccaaatagatttgctatagtgaaagtcgctgcacatcaaagatctgatgatgagttatctgtaggaaatgcaaccgcagatgctctagccaaagaagctgccctgacaggagaggaagtgtttgactctgaaccctctgagaattcagcggttcagagagcagacacgtacataccttcatttgcagaggaacagagaaaagatccttctcttgttatttttctggatgatccaaaacctcctttcatctgtgaaaatggggttttgtgtcacagttcaaatgaagaattgcgtccagttgtaccaaaacatctacaggtagaattcactcgatacaaccatgagagtttaggtcacttgggacaacagaaattgttagtcattctcaaggagaaattttattgggaaaaaatggacgaaacagttcaaagtgttgtactatcatgtctcatttgtgcccaaataaatccaagacctaaaggacagaagccaccacttctacggatcgcacctgcagatggtccatggtctacactgcagatagactatattggtcctttaccctcaggtaaacatggtctcaggtatgcattgattgtggtagatgtgttctcaaaatgggtagaaatattacctgttaggaaagatgatgctttgtccacagcaagggaattggtacaacatgtcttttgtacttgggggatcccaaggatgattacctccgatcgaggtagccacttcacaggtaaaatcatgcaaactgcttgtgctattctaggggcgcggcagcaatttcatgtcccctatcatccacaatctgcgggaattgtggaaagaatgaataggacaatcaagtccagaattgcaaagatgcttttggacaaaggtaacacttgggttgacaaggttcctttcatactgatgagtataagaggttcaatctcttctacaactcaattcactccgtttgagttgatgacgggaagaaaaatgccattggggtttccacatgagccatttttatccactccacaaaaagatgctatctcaaggtcccaatggttgagatcgctgcaggagaacctgaaagcgattctgccatatgcggcatcaagaatgcagaaaatggagccaccctatgagtccaaattcaagaaaggtgctctagtgatgatcaaaacctttcgcaagagtggaccatgggagtgtaattgggaaggtccttttgaagtccttgagactatgggacaagtcatgattcttgtgcaccaagtgtcaaatgtggtaaaaaagacccggaaaacacaaaaagtgtgggttcacgttgaccagtgcaaaatatttgtgacaaaataatgatactgcatttctttccaggaagaaatggattcctatacgaactggaataaagaacctaaagactgtgaaggaaagatgacatcaagccttctggagaaagaacatcttcccaagctcaagaccagcttctacgtgatgggatctacgttcctgctgctttgctttattttcgtcattgtttacatgttacatcaaggaacaatcgtcaatgatgtgaatgaacagactagagagattcaacattctcgaagaccaagaggatcagatacacggaacttactgacagagaacatcacggacgattctgtggagataacaggaaatatctgcatgggatatggaacaaaatgttgcattgaattacatttcatacacgacacagacataatattacatgctattgcaggacctaaaactagattcacacaattacaaggagaatatgtacacaataataaaacgagtacatgggaatgttctcctacagatgtactatactggaacatagagatcagaggtgatgaacctgctgtatggtccggtgatattacaaatgacatgattgcaaagggaaagtttggaagatccaaaacagaaattttgttaaaaactcaggtttttgggaaaattctggatccttctttactctccatcacagaaggagataaagattgggtcaaaacatggaatttccagataacacgggaacctgtgcaagttcaggtatctgtagtgtttaccgctactaacactatagttccggaaataagggtttcaccacagacagtacataataaagtaaatacattacccataatgttaaaatgtaacccaaggttgaaattgccttctgagtctttgttgacatggaccaaaaattcagcatttttgggaagttttttaaacagtccaactaatgtcattcacagaggtcagattggtaatatcaggtggatggatgatacgttcattttttccatagagaatccatcttccagggactctggaatttaccagtgttgcgttgaaacaaagacacattacagacattgtaaagacgttagtgtgaatatttggtcagcagcagatagtgcatgcacagacacgaggttcatgccgtctactcctttccaaattaatcaatttcagtccaagtccttattaagggatggagaatttatgacaatggtgtggactttcaatatgtctcattggaagatctctaccaggtttcctcagtgtcaatcacatctcataaacatggagatggggatagaacagtggtttgggaaaagaactactcagactaggagtaagagaggagtgttagaaggaattctgggaggaattgggacagtgggaagtctgactaatgccatgaatatacagacacttaagtcagatttggataatattggttttattggaggaaaaggtgtaaaggttcagaagagtctgaatcaacttcttgaaaagatggtaatgaatacagctgctgtactaggctctaccgtgtcacatctacaggatgctacattagctctcgtggaaagcacacacgaaacacaagtagctaaagcgtgcctggagatacaggtagagtactcttctaatttgaagctgattgcacaagctttacagagtggaattactccactgggaatactgcgaaatttacctgtagagtatgattttgcattgaatcatacggatttgtgggtaaataagtggttaggatgtgaacgaaacatttgtgttggcacatcgctaatcccggtgattggaagagaaggaactattgttcctgttacagttttgggtatacctgtgagcaacacacaacaagtgttctatcaactgcagtacacagattttgcatttgatggagtgaacactgaacaagtagacatttcttcatgtttgcattttgtttctaaggtgatgtgtttacctggacaggataaggtgatttatcattcatgttttcataatcattcttcttgtcatgcgagaatagagactgtacagacattacatgatctggtgactccagtaagtccaactaagatatgttttcaggtcatgtctgagacagagaaggtttctgtttactattctacttgtgtacataaggaaaacctacctatgggtttgtattgtatagaaggagatgtgagatctctttcaaagaaggaaggaagttttaatatcacttctataggaaagagaaacttaacggcatttcccatacaattcaatttatcacagataaatgattttccttgggatatgtggacaagtgaaataaagaaagacaagggtttgttagatttattaacgaaacagttaaaggaagcagaaattatattcaggcatgaacaaggtgaattaagtgatattgaacacgaatggaatggaatgtcaggtagaacttggtggaagagttttagtacatctgtacattcctggtctcagtcatcttttcagtcagcggttggtaatgttttatttaatcccatcataatcatatttttattagttttgatgtgtattatatatcaagtttttgtgatgtgtagaattcagaagatatataggaacataaaaatagaaatgaaaaaggaagataacattcttagaggaatgttaaatcgcaagatgactttttgacagaaagttgcagattggtttatcaagtcaaatattggtctagaatttccaacaagaatgtatgtgatacgaatgatgacacgattgagttagggtttcccggggttcatcaaacttccatataaggggggactgtaaaatagtgagtttatggagattgattcatagactggattacatatattcataaatatatgtatatttcgcccatccctttaaggatgcctgtgtgttggaaaatgctaaaccaagagtttgagatggtaagaaccaagctcatctgttagtcgtccatcaaagccatctgacattgtttgtcaaagttgtcaaagtagtgctatatattgtttagaatgttgggctaagaactgaaatagctatgagaaacgttttactgtaagttactgttacactgaggtcaaagctcagcgagcttcaaaggaattataaataagactgaagtaggttttgttacaggtctctagtgcgcaagtacacttatttcgcgggtaaaatgtaccacgtgacatgatgtaatgcttaacctaaaataaggatagttagtttttgtgttaccatgtaaagagataaggacaatccagaggaggggttttgggttataaaagaagcccacacttcaaaggtttgggagaaggagggagaggcagaaggtgacaggagaaagacggacccatccgaccagaccatctacagaccatcccgagacgacttacacaatacagcgatgtaagagatatgaactgttattttttttctatctgtctccatctattaactcaagccaagatagttatttttctctaatgactgtaaccctccaactcttatctgaataaattcataatatgtttttgacctatcttcgctccaatcattatatactggctatgcagttgtcgccgtaaacccattatttaacagacccacacgaggttgaggaggcagaagcagtggaggaacttgtacatacagatgaaggattgacacacaagtcgtgtggacggcaagacttgtacagcaaacccttctccatctctcaccatagttacccagtgcccagtcagcaacatgtaactctcctgtccatgcttactggtccaagtatctgtggtgaaatgcaccctgtcacacacagagcttctgaaggaatcggtgaggttgtgtgcgacctgctgtggtagcgcgggcacgccttttttggagaagtagtgacgactggccatcggctcttggggcactgcaatggcataaggtctcgaaaatccttgatctcaaaagggtgtaaaggcagccgttctgttgccaacaagttgcagatgatgaaactcaacctcttaggcatgtcatgcccttcgaaa includes these proteins:
- the LOC142290522 gene encoding uncharacterized protein LOC142290522 translates to MDSYTNWNKEPKDCEGKMTSSLLEKEHLPKLKTSFYVMGSTFLLLCFIFVIVYMLHQGTIVNDVNEQTREIQHSRRPRGSDTRNLLTENITDDSVEITGNICMGYGTKCCIELHFIHDTDIILHAIAGPKTRFTQLQGEYVHNNKTSTWECSPTDVLYWNIEIRGDEPAVWSGDITNDMIAKGKFGRSKTEILLKTQVFGKILDPSLLSITEGDKDWVKTWNFQITREPVQVQVSVVFTATNTIVPEIRVSPQTVHNKVNTLPIMLKCNPRLKLPSESLLTWTKNSAFLGSFLNSPTNVIHRGQIGNIRWMDDTFIFSIENPSSRDSGIYQCCVETKTHYRHCKDVSVNIWSAADSACTDTRFMPSTPFQINQFQSKSLLRDGEFMTMVWTFNMSHWKISTRFPQCQSHLINMEMGIEQWFGKRTTQTRSKRGVLEGILGGIGTVGSLTNAMNIQTLKSDLDNIGFIGGKGVKVQKSLNQLLEKMVMNTAAVLGSTVSHLQDATLALVESTHETQVAKACLEIQVEYSSNLKLIAQALQSGITPLGILRNLPVEYDFALNHTDLWVNKWLGCERNICVGTSLIPVIGREGTIVPVTVLGIPVSNTQQVFYQLQYTDFAFDGVNTEQVDISSCLHFVSKVMCLPGQDKVIYHSCFHNHSSCHARIETVQTLHDLVTPVSPTKICFQVMSETEKVSVYYSTCVHKENLPMGLYCIEGDVRSLSKKEGSFNITSIGKRNLTAFPIQFNLSQINDFPWDMWTSEIKKDKGLLDLLTKQLKEAEIIFRHEQGELSDIEHEWNGMSGRTWWKSFSTSVHSWSQSSFQSAVGNVLFNPIIIIFLLVLMCIIYQVFVMCRIQKIYRNIKIEMKKEDNILRGMLNRKMTF